The Seriola aureovittata isolate HTS-2021-v1 ecotype China chromosome 12, ASM2101889v1, whole genome shotgun sequence genome window below encodes:
- the ly97.3 gene encoding CD59 glycoprotein, whose amino-acid sequence MKLLVLALTIALLFTAGEALNCHRCVSKKAGGTCELSVETCKPGKDGCAAARFLREPYGQYQKCMALSDCEMLKTNAYINMKCCSDDMCNTF is encoded by the exons ATGAAGTTGTTGGTCTTGGCTTTAACCATCGCCCTGCTGTTTACAGCTG GTGAAGCCCTGAACTGCCACCGCTGTGTCTCCAAAAAGGCCGGAGGCACCTGTGAGCTCAGTGTGGAGACGTGTAAACCAGGGAAGGATGGCTGCGCTGCTGCCAGGTTCCTCAGAGAACCAT ATGGCCAGTACCAGAAATGCATGGCTCTGTCAGACTGCGAGATGCTGAAGACGAATGCCTACATCAACATGAAGTGTTGTAGCGATGACATGTGCAACACCTTTTAA
- the LOC130179208 gene encoding GTP-binding protein Rheb, with protein MPQPKSRKIAILGYRSVGKSSLTIQFVEGQFVDSYDPTIENTFTKMITINGQEYHLQLVDTAGQDEYSIFPQTYSIDINGYILVYSVTSNKSFEVVQVIHEKLLDMVGKVQVPIMLVGNKNDLHMERVISCEEGKALAESWNAAFMESSAKENQTAVEVFRRMILEAEKMDGGVQPGKTSCSMM; from the exons ATGCCGCAGCCGAAATCACGAAAAATCGCCATCCTCGGGTACAGATCCGTAG gaaAGTCCTCTTTGACAATTCAGTTTGTGGAGGGCCAGTTTGTTGACTCCTATGACCCAACAATAGAAAACA CGTTTACTAAAATGATCACAATAAATGGACAGGAGTACCATCTTCAGCTGGTAGACACAGCAGGACAG GATGAGTACTCCATCTTCCCACAGACTTACTCCATAGATATCAACGGTTACATTCTGGTCTATTCAGTTACATCTAATAAAAG CTTTGAAGTTGTACAGGTTATCCATGAAAAACTGTTGGACATGGTGGGAAAAGTTCA AGTACCAATTATGCTCGTCGGAAACAAGAACGACCTACATATGGAGCG agtAATCAGTTGTGAAGAGGGAAAAGCATTAGCCGAATCCTGGAACGCTGCCTTCATGGAGTCCTCAGCTAAAGAGAACCAG acAGCCGTGGAAGTTTTCCGGAGGATGATCCTGGAGGCAGAGAAGATGGACGGCGGCGTGCAGCCAGGAAAAACATCCTGCTCCATGATGTAG
- the LOC130179206 gene encoding leucine-rich repeat-containing protein 30-like has protein sequence MGGKQSRSFSNKELNEVNVSQRRRSALRDDQPSLSSAAERIRRHTMVHFGYSTLSLAMRGLDETPAELWELRELQKLNLSMNCLCSLPPALGTLDNLVILNLWGNNLSSLPPEIGLLKKLRVLFACRNRLSEVPEELGSCTCLEVLSLANNQITGLPGSLAAMHSLTKLNLSHNRIVHIPTCVYSMKGLVFLHLACNRLETIADQIQDLVNLKILIVEGNSIHTLPKTLCFLESLELLNVDFNDLQNVPVEMYLLNRLGRLACHPLDKGLHIIHNPLLKPIQEVLQGGLSALYNYLKPT, from the coding sequence ATGGGTGGGAAGCAATCTCGCAGTTTTTCCAACAAGGAGTTGAATGAGGTGAATGTGAGTCAAAGGAGGAGGAGTGCTTTGAGAGACGATCAGCCCAGCCTGTCCTCGGCTGCTGAGAGGATCCGCAGACACACCATGGTGCACTTTGGTTACAGCACCCTGAGTTTAGCCATGCGGGGGCTTGATGAAACCCCAGCTGAGCTGTGGGAGCTCCGAGAGCTTCAGAAGCTAAACTTGTCCATGAACTGCCTGTGCTCTCTGCCCCCTGCCCTGGGTACTCTGGACAATCTCGTGATCCTCAACCTGTGGGGCAACAACCTGTCCAGCCTCCCACCCGAGATTGGCCTCCTGAAGAAGCTGCGTGTGCTCTTTGCTTGTCGCAACCGCCTGAGCGAGGTCCCTGAGGAGCTGGGCTCCTGCACCTGTCTGGAGGTGCTCAGTCTGGCCAACAACCAGATCACAGGCCTCCCAGGCAGCTTGGCAGCCATGCACAGTCTTACCAAACTCAACCTTAGCCACAACCGCATTGTTCACATCCCCACCTGTGTCTACAGCATGAAAGGTCTGGTCTTCCTCCACCTGGCCTGCAACCGTCTGGAGACAATTGCAGACCAGATCCAGGACTTGGTTAACCTGAAGATCCTCATCGTGGAGGGAAACAGTATCCACACACTTCCCAAGACACTGTGTTTCCTTGAGTCTTTAGAACTCCTCAATGTCGACTTCAATGACCTGCAAAATGTACCGGTGGAAATGTATCTACTGAACAGGCTCGGCAGGTTGGCCTGCCACCCGCTGGATAAAGGACTTCATATTATCCACAACCCCCTCCTCAAGCCTATTCAGGAGGTGCTGCAAGGAGGACTCAGCGCCCTCTATAACTACCTCAAACCCACGTGA